The following DNA comes from Triticum aestivum cultivar Chinese Spring chromosome 3D, IWGSC CS RefSeq v2.1, whole genome shotgun sequence.
TTGTCCACTGCACGCTCTTCCGGCGAGGGCAGCCACATCACCACCGTGGCCGGCGAGCATCAGATCGCCGCGCGGCCACCACTCATTTGGACAAAGCAGGAAAATTGGGAGGAATAGGGAAATGGGGGCTAGTGTTTGACCCTTCAGTGGTTTTGCTCCTCTACATGGCGATTGGAGTTGTCGACTCGATCTGATCTAACGAACGAGACCAACACGGCTCTTCATGGGCCGTCAGCCCCTTGATGGGCTGCTTTCGCAGCCGGGCCTCGGCCTAGGTTTTCCTAGGCCAACATGAAGGTTTTATGAGATTCTTTGTTGTTGGGCCGACTAAATAATGTGTAGCCGTCGGCTATTGGGCAAACTAAAGTTTTGtaagttctttttcttttttattcagTGCATTTTTGGTATAATGATTATCCTCCAAATGTTTTGCACTGTTAAAATTGAAAATAGCTAGAAAAATCATGTTGTAAGTTATGTTTTAGTTTTCTGAATGAAATGGAACCCATGGTGTATTAATGTGATCATTCTTCTTAATACAGACCAGCGTAGTTTTTCAATTTTGAATCACTCCATCAATTCCTTATTATTATTTTCCCAACCGTCATATAATTCAGAGATAAATTTTGCATGAAAATTGATCAAACCAACTTAGGTTAATTATTATGCAGTTTAATTTAATCATGATGTTCTTTTCCTTTACTTATGATATTTTGAAATTATAACAGCTTCCAGTCCTCGTGGTTTCGAGATCGTGCCACTTACTCGAAACAACTTCCAAACATGGAAGGACTCGTTGTTGTTGCACCTCGGCTAGCATGAGGTTGACCTTGCATTGAGGGAAAGTAAACCAGTGGAACCTAAAAAGGATGCCACTCGGGATGTTGAGCTTAAGAAAGCCTATGATGCTAAAGTTGAGAAGTGGGAGAGGTCAAACAGAATGACACTCCTAATTATGAACTTATCTATCTCGACTGAGATTGAAGGCGCTATCCCCGCAAAAGAGAATGCCGACGAATATTTAAAATCGGTGGGCATGGACGTGTGAGGGAATACATTTTAAGTATTAGCAATGCTGCGGCAAAGCTCAAAACCATGAAGTGTGACATGAATGAAGAGATGCTTGTGCTCTTAGTTTTTAAGTCACTACCCTCACAATTCAATAAATTCAAGATAAACTATAATTCTTTTCAAACTAAATGGACACTACCTGAACTCATTGCATATTGCGTTCAGGAGGAAGAGAGAATAAAGATTGAATAGAAAGATCAAGCTTTTCATGTTAACTCTGCAAAGAGGAAGCATGATATCAATGCTCATAGCAATAATGTGCCCAACAAAAAGCAGTTTTTCAAAAAGAAACCTCCAAAGCCTAAGCAATGCAATGAGGCAAGTTGTTCACGATCCTCTCCTCCAGTGGCTACTCCAGTCAATCTTACAAATGTCATTGGAGAATGAATTTGCAGCCTCTGCAAACAACCAAATCATATCAACGCGGACTGTCCAAGTTTTCTTAAGTGGCTGGATAAAAATGGTAAGGACGAGATCACTCTTGTGAATCTTTGTATGTTGATTTTTCTGAATCTACATGGTGGATTGACTCAGGTGTGAATGTTCATGTCGCGAATTCTTTGCAAGGATTCCATATAAGCTATACCCTAAGAAGGGGTAAAAGAAGGCTTAATATCGCGAATGGGGAGGAGGCTGAAGTTGAAGTCATGGGCTCCCTCACCTTGAAGCTTGATAcgtgtccaatgtatctataatttatgaagtattcatgccatgtttacaaaaaaaattatctggttttggtatgattagcatggaactaaccaggactgaccctgttttcagcaaaactaccatgatgtttttttgtgtgcagaaatgaaagttctcgaaatgagatgaaactttttgacaattttttttggaacaaaagagacccccgaagcttcgtgggaggtccagaagagccacaaggagggcacaacccaccacggcatgCCAGAGGGGCCCGGCTTGtaccggtgggttgtgctcacctcgaggcccatcttaccgtgaaaccaatgccaaaaattcctataaatatagaaacccctagaaataaccctagatcagaagttccaccgccgcaagcctctgtagctaaaaaggcattaaagaaaaatgcttgttggagacaacccaacacttttacctactatttttgtgtgttcacatgattaatctactgtagtaatcatgttttatagcatttgtttcaataaagtgccaagtaaagcctttgggatagtatggatgctagttgacttgattctgtacaaaaacataaacttttgcactcagtgcaggaattttaaaaattcactggaacgtgattttgatcttaatgttttgtagatgtttataaacaaatttcctacgttgtcctaatttttcagaatttttggagtagcagaagtatggttagactacagattactacacactgttctgtttttgacagattctgttttcaatgcatagtttgcttgtttcctagtttctatggcttatattgctcaatataaattgtggaaatgataaggtacagtaagcattgtgtgagaacaattatgcatcttgtctttgacagtaccaaagtgaatggtttgctctttatcatactaacctatctcacaaagttccgttaagtttcgtgtgattgaagatttaaagttttgggtgagatatcgatatgaggagaataaggagtgacaagaacctaagattggggatgcccaaggcacccccaaggtaatattcaagggagatccaagcaactaagcttggggatgccccggaagacatccccactttcgtctccaacattatcggtaacctcacttggagctatattttcattcgtcacatgatattaGTTTTACTTGGagtatcattttattttgttaggattttctttatGTTATTTACAATAATTTTTGCATCTttaatttcaataaaagtggcaaggatagccttcaccatgcttattttgcaagtatatgagttgctgctTCAAAATAAAAAGTTTATTGCTGTTgaaaaaattcccgagaaaagtcagaatgtgagaAAATTTTGAAACGTTAtgcacaataagctatgataaattttctatagtttcgtaaattttcagaattttttcagtTACATAAGTATTTATATTCTTGCATCCTTTACAcactatactgttttgacagattgctgttatgtttgtatatgtttgcttgtttaatgattttatttgaggataggactattaaatatgcagaggcatttagtatgcaatgttaaataataattttagtgattttctacaatagagaatgataaggttatcgcattgatttatactaacatatctcacgagttcttgttgagttttgtgtggatgaagtttttaagatttagggaaaccgtgagataaaaggaattaaggaaacacatgagctcaagcttggggatgcccagggcatcccgagataatatttcaaaaagtctcaagcatctaagcttggggatgccccgataggcatcccacctttcttcatcaacaattatcggttagccttggttgagcctaagtttttgcttcttcacatgatctgaaagtttttaaataaaagagagtcctcaaataactacccatttacttaactactcgcttgaacttcacttatatcttttttggagtagtttctcatttgctctagtgctgcacttatatctttttgagcatgatgtgctttaatttttttgaagaagaactcccatacttcacttagatttatttaagAGTtaataaatttttgaagaaattctctcatgtttcacttatattattttgagagaagaaaattttagctcatgttcttcacttaaatttgcttgagcttgtcaaaagcaattgcaacttatgaaattagtcccaaagtgatagatattcaggAGGGATATAATAAgtactttcatgaagatcattggacaaaataaacttgattcttttaatagttttgagatatgatgatagtagtatgtgagtcatgttggtgagtaattatgcttaagtaagaatattggtgttaaggtttgtgattccctatgcaagcacgaaagtcaatatttatgcaatgaaattacatcctacttgtggtgcattattcggtgttagttatgttcaatgctcgtttatgtgaattttcgtttcttggttggttgcttctcaatctatttgctagcctccgtttgtactaagtgggaatactacttgtgcatccaaactccataaaccaagttgtgccatatgattccaccatacctacctatatgcggtatttccgtgccgttccaagtaaatttgtatgtgccaactctaattttcaaaattaatttcccttttgtgtgcccataccgctcatgaagcggcagggggtggccgatattttccatgctagatgtgttattctcaagatgagtgtttattcacttgttattgcacgagagtacgacggtaatagggatgcccagtcccgaaatgaaaaggaaatttactttatgttgtcaaataataaattccttggaaagtgttggtatggacggcacccgtggatacggctagtcgtggagtgtgaaagtatggtggaaaaaggaataaactttattttatgtttgggaaccgcctatgatatatctagcatggaatgtgttgggaattactcggtcgtttttgttgacgggaaaagtatgcctcccaaaatatttttatctctcaatttaagctttgagctctcgcacctctacaaatcactgcttccctctgtgaagggcctacctatttactttatgcaatttttatttgagtctccatcttctcttataaagcaccaactagggaggactattgtcatacttgtgcattggatgtagctaatacttgagtgtgtttcatgaatagatcaatgattaagcataatgggctagggatagctttctttagcgttgatattttgaaagacatggttgcttgttagtatgcttgagtattgatgtcttcatgtcaaattatagactattgctttgaatcattcaagtccaaatgtccatgctacaaaagaaagagTATATGATGagtatgataggtagcattccacaacaaaactTCCGCTTTCAATTGCTACTTTAGCATcataagttttatgagaaagagttgttgttatgatgctaggaaaagtgattgaaattatcattgatcaaacttatgcactttaattacacttcataaattatttcttttatcatttacctactcgaggacgagtaggaattaagcttggggatgctgatacctctccaacgtatctataatttatgaagtattcatgccatgtttacaacaattttatatggttttggtatgatttgcatgggactaatccggactgacgctgttttcagcagaactaccgtggtgttgttttttgtgcagaaatgaaagttctcgaaatgagctgaaactttttgataatttttttggaacaaaagagaccctcgaagcttgatgggagggccagaagagccacgaggatggcacaacccaccacggcgcgccatagggggccggcttgccctggtgggttgtgctcacctcgaggcccatcttagcgtggaACCAACGCCAAccattcctataaatacagaaacccccagtaATAACACTAGATCAGAAgattcgccgccgcaagcctctgtagccacgaaaaaccaatctagagcccattctggcaccctggcggatggggaaatcatcactggtggccatcttcatcatcccggcggccaccatgatgaggagggagcagtccaccctcggggctgagggtttgtaccaatagctatttgtttagtttctctctctctctctctctctctctcgtgttcttgatggcacgatcttgacgtatcgcgggctttgttaatatagttggatcatatggtatttctccctctctatcttgttgtgatgaattgagttttccctttgagattttgttttatcggattgaatacttgtatagatttgagagcacttgatatatgtcttgcatatgaatacccatggtgataatggggtattatattgattcacttgatatatgttgtggcactcaactcgcggattcctgaggtgacattggggtaatctatgcataggggttgatgcacgtttttgtccttgtttcaccggtagaaatcttggggcactctttgaggttctttgtgttggaacgagtattatgaatctgaaatggtttgatgcatatcatataattaactcatcgatacttgtgatgacattggagtatttaggtgacattagagttggttgatgtgtatcatatggtattattttagtacaaacttttGGATaggtcgaacggaaagaataactttgtcttattttagtacgaactcttgaatagatcgaatggaaagaataattgtaaggtggtttcgtaccctacaaataatttcttcttatgttctctgctagataagaactttggagtgattcttcattacacgttgagggatggttatatgatccaattagattagcattttttgagagattgcactagcgaaagtatggaccctaggcctcattttcaagcatagcaataccgtttatgctccgttttatcaattgctaccttgttgtttttattgttcTTAACAcagaaatcaatatctactatcattactacacttgtaccaccatctctttgtcgaactagtgcacctatagaatttaccattgtattttgtgtgttggggacacgagagactctttgttatttggttgcagggttatctgagagagaccatcttcatcctatgcctcccatggattgataaaccttaggtcatccacttgagggaaatttgctactgtcctacaaaactctgcgcttggaggcccaacatgagtctacaagaacaagttgtatAGTAGACACCAAAGCTGCACACCGCCTTCCTACTTCAGCTCAAGGACGTTCTTTATGTGCCTACATTGAGTAGGAACTTGATTTCAGTTTCATGTTTAGATGATTTTGATTTTCATTTTACCTTAGGGGAGAAACAATGTTTTTTAAAGTATTGTAATAAGGATGTTGGCCTCACCGTCTGAAGAGGCAAGCTTTATATGTTAAATCTTTCCAATTGTCCTATGTGTGTGAATCTCTGCGAGATGAATATGAATGAACACAATCATGAAAAAAATGGGAGAAGTAGCAATCCTTCTTCAAAATtatggcatcgtcgcttgggccacatttcgagggggGGTGGAATGATTGATTAAAGTAGACATACATCATCCGCTAGATTTCTCTGATGCAGGCAATTGTATAGACTGTATTAAGGGAAATATGTGGAAACAATTAAGAAAGGAGTAGTAAGAGCCACAAGGGTCCTTGAACTTAATCATACTGACATATGCAGAGCTTTTAACGTAAAGTCTATGGATGGTTTTGATTTATTCATTACCTTCACAGATGAGTTCTCTCGCTATGGCTACATTTACCCTATACATGATTGATCAGAACCTTTTGACAAATTTAAGATTTATAAAGCTCAGGTTCAAAATCAACTCAACCTAAAGATCAAAGTAGTATGGTCTGATCGTGCGGAGAATATTATGGCAGACATGCTCATTATGGGCAAATTCCAGGACCATTCGCAAAATATCTTGCTGAAAATGGAATTATTTGTCAATATTCAATTCCCAGTGAACCTCGGCAAAATGGCTTAGCTAAGCATCGCAACCGTACTCTTATGGATATGGTATGTATCATGCTTAGTCATGTAAGCTTACCCGTAAGTCTTTGGATGGATGCATTGAAAACTGTTGCACACATCCTGAATCTTGCTCCAACTAAGTTAGCACCGAGCACACCTTATGAGATGTGGGCGAGAAAGAAACCGAGCTTGAATTacttgtgtgtggggggtggggggctTCCCAGCTGAAGCTAAAGTATTCAATCCACATATTAAGAAGTTGGACCAAAAGACAATTAGTTTTTTTTTCATTGGGTACCCTCACAGAGGAAAAGGATACCGCTTTTATTGCCCGGGTCATACCACCAAGTTTGTGGGAACCAGGCAAGCAATGTTTTTGAGGATAATGAAGTCGCTGAGGTTAGGacaattgatcttgaggagaagcggGTGTATGTTCCATCCGAGACCATCCAAGAGAACTCTATCCCTATGCATAATGTGTACGAGACACCTGGTGATCCCGAACCTAAATTGGATCCTCGGTCCAACGAGGAGCCTCAGCATAATGAAGATCCTCAGAATGATGAGGATCGTCAGTCTAATGATGATCCTCAACCCAATGTTAATCCTCGCCTTTCCCGTGTAAGAAGAAATGTACAAACTGATGAGCCTGTGAGAAGATCACAACAGGAAAGGAAAAGGGCCATCTCGAGCAATTTTATCACTTTCATGTGTGAGGATGAAAATGACATAGGGAAGGTACAAGATCTGACATCATATAAGGAAGCCACTAAAAGTGAAGAGTCGTCCAAATGGATGGTCGCCATAGAAGACGAATTGAAATCTATGAGCTTGGATGATATTTGGGACTTAGTAGAAGTTCCTGATGGAGCCAAAAGGGTTTGCTGCAAGTGGGTCTACGAAACCAAATATGATCCAAAGGGAGCATCGAAAGGTTGAAAGTGAGACTTGTAGCAAAAGGTTTTACACAGAGAGAAGGGATCGATTATAAGGAGACCTTCtcacctgtgtcagccaaagattcTTTCAGAATTGTCATGGCACTTGTAGCTCATTACGGTTTAGAGCTCCATCAAATGGATGCCAAGACAACATTTTTGAATGGTGACTTAAACGAAGAAGTTTACATGACTCCCTGAAGGTTTTGTCGTGGAAGGTAAAGAACATATGGCATGTCGTTTAAAGAAATCCATATATGGCTTGAGGCAAGCTTCAAGGCAGTGGTACCTCAAGTTCGACAAGATTATTAGAACTTTTGGTTTTAAAGAAAATGAAGTGGACAACTGCGTATATGTTAAATTTAAAGACAGTAGGTTCACAATTTTAGtcctatatgtggatgatattcttTTGGCTTGCAGCGATAAAGATATGTTGCATGAGACCAGGAGATTTCTGTCCTCGAATTTTGACATGAAGGATCTCGGTGAAGCCTCGTGTGTCCTTGGCATTGGGATTCATCGAGATAGGTCCAAAGGCACATTAGGACTGTCGCAAAAGGCATACTTTGAGAGTACGCTAAAGAAATACAATATGCATAAGTGCTCTTCCTCGCATGCCCTCATAGTCAAGGGTGATAAGTTTGGGACATTCCAATGTCCAAGGAACCAAAATGAATTTGATCAGATGAAgtcggttccttatgcttcagctgtcAGAAGCATCATGGATGCTCAAGTATGTACACGCCCTGACTTAACTTTCGTAACCGGGATGCTTGGCAGATGTCAATCTAATCCTGGACCGGACTACTGGAAGGCCGCAAAGAAAGTCTTGTGTTATATGCAGGTACTAAAAATTTCATGCTTACATATAGAAAGTTTGATAACCTGGAAGTTATTGGTTACTCTGACTATGATCTTGCCAGGTGTGTGGATAGTAAGAAATCCATGTCAGGTTATACATTCACACTCGAGCCATCtcgtggaaaagctccaagcaAACGGTAGTTGCCTCATCTACGATGCAAGCAGGATATATAGCATATTTTGAGGCCAGTGGGCATGTATGGCAAAAGAATTTCCTTCCCGGACTTAAAGTGGTAGACAACATTTCCAAACCACTGACATTGTACTGTgataatgaacccactattttctATGTGAATAACAAGTCAAGTACTATTGCCAAGCACATGGACCTAAAGTATCGTGTTGTTCAACATAGAATCCAACATCACACTATTAATGTTAAGCATATCAATACGACAtgtatgcttgcggatccgctcactaaaggcttaccacccaatatTTTTCGTGAGCACGTAGTCGGCATGGGTTTACGGAAACCTTTTGATCTTGGAATTATGGGACCGCTAATATAAACTACTCCCATTAAGTAAAACGTTTTCAATTTCAAAATAAGATGTGTGCTATGATTATTGAGGTCCAATGGCCTTCCATCGGTTGTTGTAACACCTTACTCTAGTATATCATTCCTATGGAGATGGGCAAAAGTTACTGAGCCTAACGATCAAGCAGGAGATTGTTGGTATTGATCTAAGGCCCAATGGGCCAAAGGGATAAGTTAGAAATAAGTTATATTAAGGGGAGAAGGTCACGAAGCAATGTTCGTACCCCCTTGACACCAACAAACGCACCCTGATCGGGGGCAACCCAAACCAACGTGGTTTAGGTCCTCTGATCGCCAACGCCACATATAAAGAGGGGGGCAGCAAACCACGCACGATCTGACTTGTTCACATGCGTCTACTTTGCCCTCCTAAATCCCAAAACCCTAATCCGATCTAGGGGAGCGGAAGACCTTCTTCTACCTCTGCTCCGATGCCAGGGCAGTGCCGCAGGCACCCGGAGGGACGCCGCTACCCGCTGTGAGCATCTACACCGAGCCTGCATCAAGCAGGCATGGGACTTCACATCGCCTACACCAATGGCTGCTTCATTGGTGGTAAGATCTTATTCCATCTCTTTGTTCATCGTGATTAGGTGATCTAAAGTCTAGACTAATGTACCTGTTAAGTACATCCCACGGGATTGAACCCTAACATGTATCAAAGCAGAGTAGAAGGAATTTGAGGTTGATGATTTCAAATTTTGACCCCTCAACCATGTTCATGGTGTCATTTGCATATTGGAGAATGGAGATGAGTATTCCAACCTCCAGGGTAATTTCAGAATGAAAATTCAAAACGAAACTCGCCCATATCCTCGGGCGTGAATAATAAAATTGAATGATAAAAGAAGTAAAAAAGTCTACAATGAACATATCTGTGTATTCTAGCTGTGAGCAAATTTTCATGAACTTGTGGTGGTCTAGGAAAATTTGGTTGCATAAAAATCAAGCTTTTTAGAGCACCGATTTCATGAAGCTCAACGTTGACACATACTGGAAAGTAGTATTGCTAGAGTCGTTGCGAACATTACCCGAACACCTCGAGGGCAATGCAAATGCAATCCCCGTGAACCAAATCAATCAACGTGCAGACGGTACAGCTGGAGAATCAAGCCACGCAAACTAGCATAATTGAGTTCGGGAGTTAACAGCAAGAGAAACGCAGCAGGAAGACGAGGAGCAGGAGAGGCAGAGCCATCATTTGCGGGTCTCGTCGTCCTCCGGCTCAAACTCCGGGTCGCCGTCAGGGTGCATCTCCAGCCACTGCTCCTTGGTCCAGTACTCCTTGACGTGCCCCCACTTCTTGCGGAACTTCTCGATCTGGCTGTCCATGACGACCAGCGCCGAGGAGTCGCCGACGTAGTAGGGGTGGTTCCCCGACCAGACGTCCACCGAGTACTCCGGCTTCGTGCCCCCCGTCACCAGCACCAGCTCACCATTGCAGTACACCTTCGCGTCCTCAAAGATCTCCGGGTGCAGCCCCTTCTTCCGCATCGAGCACCTCATCCTCTGCACACGCGCACAGCGCACACGTTAAGGATTCGCAACTGTCTCCTCCAGTTCAGAGCCTTATGAAGTTTAAGTATGGAGTGAGTTCGGTACCTGGGAGGGGACGACGGAGCGGAGGGTGCGGTTTGCGGTtctcgcgacggcggcggcgcccggggtcGGGAGGAAGGAGGTGGAGAGGGAGAGCGCCATGGCTGACGACTTGTTGCCTTCCTTGCCTGTTTCTTCCTATCTTATCCTCTTGTGCTGCTGATGATTTCTGAATGTTGAGGCCAGTCCGGGATTTCCGGTGGCCGCTGGCTCGGCCTGGTTTTTTTGGGGGGTTTGCTGTGGGAGCTCTTATTCGGCGCTTCAGGCGCCAGGGCTCCCTGCCGCCCACATGC
Coding sequences within:
- the LOC123078631 gene encoding 50S ribosomal protein L31, with the protein product MALSLSTSFLPTPGAAAVARTANRTLRSVVPSQRMRCSMRKKGLHPEIFEDAKVYCNGELVLVTGGTKPEYSVDVWSGNHPYYVGDSSALVVMDSQIEKFRKKWGHVKEYWTKEQWLEMHPDGDPEFEPEDDETRK